The Bacillota bacterium nucleotide sequence AGCAAATTCATAGCGAGCAACCAGAATATAGTCACCTTTTAATTGGACATCGTCTCTTGGACCGGTTACTGTTTCGGTGCCAAACTTATAAAATTCGGCTTCAGCTGTAATGTTGGTTTTACCTTTAACATCTGCAACTGCCCATTTTCCTTCTTCGTCTGCTGTCACTTCCCGCTCCACTTGCCCAGTGATTTTAACAACGGCGCCAGGCAAGGGCTGACCTTCATCATCAAGGATGACACCTGAAACTGCATATTCTGACAAGCGTGTACCAACGAAATTTAAATCGGATGCGGCTTTTTCTACCTCAAGTTCCTCTGGTTCAAAAGCATAATCTTCATGTTTAGGAGTTACAGTAACCTTTCCTTTAACTTCAGCGGTCCACTTGCCTTCAGCATCTGTTTTAACAGTTGTGGAAGTGCCACCGGAAATTACAATTTCAATGCCCTCTAAAGTGTTATCTTCGGTGTCAACGACAACACCAGAGATTGTATAATCTTTGCTGAAAATTCCCAGACAGCCTGTTGTAAATACCATACCTAAGACCAACAGCAGTACACCAATACGTGAAGTTTTCACAGATGTCGACCTCCTTTTAATTTACCTTGATCCCTTGATGTTTACAGCAAGCATAGAGTTATTTTTTCAGCTATACCTCCTTTCTCAAAAATGACAAGACTGCCGTAAACGTTTACGAAAAGAAAACAAGTAAGATACAAACGTTTCCGTTTGTAGATATAATTCGCATCAAACCACCAGATTCCTTTTTGTGCAGCAGAAAAACTCAACAAAAATACATCTAAATTAATATATGTTAAAAAGACGGCCCAACCGAAATGGTTGAGCTGTCGAATCAGAGTTTAACTTGCAATATAGCGGATAATTTCTTTGATACGTGGGCGCTTGCCGTACAGCAAGATTCCAACGCGGTAAATCTTGGCTGCAATCCAGGTGTTGAATGCAGTGCCGAGTATCAGCAGTGCGAGAGAGATAATCACCTGAACTGCCGAAGGATTAGTTAAGGTCACTCTGGCAAACATCACCATGGGCGAGAAAAATGGGATTATTGATGCGACAATGGCCAGGGAACCGTTTGGATTCAAGAACGATGCATATGCAATGATAAAGCCAACGACCAAGCCCATCATTAAAAGCGTGCTGATCTGCTGCACTTCTTCAACGCGGCTGACAAGAGCTCCAGCTGCTGCAAAAATCGCGGCGTAAAATAGATAGCCGAGTACAAAGAAAAGCGCAAACCAGATTAAACTCCCGAGGGGGATGGAGCCAAGAGAAAAGCCCAGGTTTTTCATGGTAACTACCACAATCCCAGTAGCTATCCAAATTACGAATTGAAGCAGACCTAGGGCGCCAATCCCTAGAATCTTACTGATCATAAGGTGAAGAGGTTTGACTGTCGAAACCATAACTTCCATAATGCGAGAGCTCTTTTCTTCAGCAACCCCAGTGGCCACCATGTTTCCATACAGCACTAGTGCCATATAAATAATAAACAGCAGCAGATAGGCAAGTACCAAGTTTTGTGCATAAGCTTCAGATTCCAGCTCGGTTCCTTCGTCAATGCTGCCTTCTGGGTCTAAGCTGACTGTTTTAACATGGAAATACGGAGTTTGGGTTAAGGAAGCGACTTGTTCAAAAGTAAGCCCAAGCTGCTCCGCGTTAAACTGCAGATTTGCCTGATTGACAATCCGCTGGACAATGCTGTTTTGATTGATGTTTTCAGCATTGCTTGTATGCAGGGTATAAACAGGGCTGCCGAATTCATTCCAATCAATAATCAGGACACCGGTTTTGTTTTCCGCGGCCATCTGCGTCAGCGCTTCTGACTCCGATAAGGATGGGGCAGTGGTTACGCTGATGTAGTCAGCATCCGCATACTGCTGCGAAAGAACAAGTTCAATTTTGGAGCCAACAGAGCTGGTTTTATCTAACAGCAGCAGGTGGACATCTGTTTGCTCGAATTTTGTTTCTAACCAATCCATTGCCACCGGTACAAAAGCCAAAGCAATAATAATCAGTACTCCCAAGATGGTAGTAATGATGTATGAACTTCCTTTAACCCTCGTTGAGAAGTCGCGGCTGATCAAAATCCCGATATTCCTCATGACGCTTCACCTACTTTGCTGACGAAGATTTGGTTGAGGGTAGGTTCTGCTAATTCAAAGTGGATGACCGTCCCTGCCTGTGAAGCCGCTGCTAACACGGCATTGGTATCAATTTTGTCGGTTAATTTGAAAACAAGGTATTCAGGAGTTTGGTTAACCAGTTCTAGCTCTGGGAACCTGCGCCAGAAGTTCTGGTCACCCTCCACAGATAAGCGCAGATACTGTCGGCCGATCGCCCGCTTGATTTCGCGCAAATTGCCGTTAAGGACAAGTTTGCCGCGATTGAGAATGCAGATATCCTCACACATCTCTTCCACCTGCTCCATTCTGTGACTGGAAAAGACAATGGTCTGTCCCTTTTTGTTTCCTTCCAACAGCAGCTCTTTCAAAAGATCGGTATTTACCGGGTCTAATCCGCTGAAGGGCTCATCTAGGAAAACGATTTCCGGTTCATGAATTAATGTGCTGATTGTCTGTACCTTTTGCTGATTTCCTTTCGACAG carries:
- a CDS encoding ABC transporter permease; the encoded protein is MRNIGILISRDFSTRVKGSSYIITTILGVLIIIALAFVPVAMDWLETKFEQTDVHLLLLDKTSSVGSKIELVLSQQYADADYISVTTAPSLSESEALTQMAAENKTGVLIIDWNEFGSPVYTLHTSNAENINQNSIVQRIVNQANLQFNAEQLGLTFEQVASLTQTPYFHVKTVSLDPEGSIDEGTELESEAYAQNLVLAYLLLFIIYMALVLYGNMVATGVAEEKSSRIMEVMVSTVKPLHLMISKILGIGALGLLQFVIWIATGIVVVTMKNLGFSLGSIPLGSLIWFALFFVLGYLFYAAIFAAAGALVSRVEEVQQISTLLMMGLVVGFIIAYASFLNPNGSLAIVASIIPFFSPMVMFARVTLTNPSAVQVIISLALLILGTAFNTWIAAKIYRVGILLYGKRPRIKEIIRYIAS
- a CDS encoding ATP-binding cassette domain-containing protein, producing the protein MALIVNEITKDFRDVRAVDHLTIEIKEGRMFGFLGPNGAGKTTTIRMILDIIQPDTGSVTWKGKPFSRHPQGTFGYLPEERGLYPKMRVEEHLIFLARLNGLSKHDAVQKTKVMIDRFRLGEYRHKRVEELSKGNQQKVQTISTLIHEPEIVFLDEPFSGLDPVNTDLLKELLLEGNKKGQTIVFSSHRMEQVEEMCEDICILNRGKLVLNGNLREIKRAIGRQYLRLSVEGDQNFWRRFPELELVNQTPEYLVFKLTDKIDTNAVLAAASQAGTVIHFELAEPTLNQIFVSKVGEAS